The Mytilus galloprovincialis chromosome 4, xbMytGall1.hap1.1, whole genome shotgun sequence genome contains a region encoding:
- the LOC143072656 gene encoding G protein-coupled receptor kinase 5-like isoform X1: MELENIVANTVYLKAREGGGGKRKGKSKKWKQILKFPHISKCLHKKDDIHISYEFLVEQQPIGNQLFRLYCSTRPELAKAIKFLDQVIDMYMDLADNVKKGTQTVQLMTAPKPNDYHHNHCRTIMNYILLKSTFEVSPAEKRLTDATSIFDKYLDTKSPDYVSHLNGVQVSKIKEAIADNSANKDLFTSCVEAVTEHLRRDPFSEFLESLFFKRYLQWKYLEQQPVTKNTFRMYRVLGKGGFGEVCACQVRATGKMYACKKLEKKRIKKRNGERMALNEKQILQRINSRFIVNLAYAFETKDALCLVLTIMNGGDLKFHIHNMGNPGFEEDRAVFYAAEITCGLADLHSKGIVYRDLKPENILLDDNGHVRISDLGLAEEVPEGETIKGRVGTVGYMAPEVVKNERYSFSPDWWGLGCIIYEMIEGKGPFRARKEKVRREEVDRRVKEDREVYSSKFSNPDCCDICQQLLQKDPTGRLGCSESGANAVKAHPFFKTINFKRLEAGIEDPPFVPDRRAVYCKDVLDIEQFSTVKGVNLDPTDDKFYVKFNTGSVSYAWQQEMIETECFKELNTFGPDGGPSPDLEDPPPPENRGGLLERLFRRPRTNQHTCCYNSEGH, translated from the exons ATGGAATTGGAAAATATCGTTGCAAATACTGTGTATTTAAAAGCACGCGAGG GGGGAGGAGGAAAAAGAAAAGGAAAGAGTAAAAAATGGAAACAGATACTGAAATTCCCACACATTTCAAAATGCTTACACAAAAAAGATGACATAC ATATATCCTATGAGTTTTTAGTGGAGCAGCAACCAATAGGGAACCAGTTATTTAGACTATACTGTAGCACCAGGCCAGAGCTTGCCAAAGCCATCAAATTCCTTGACCAAGTG ATAGACATGTACATGGATCTGGCTGATAATGTCAAAAAGGGAACCCAGACAGTCCAATTGATGACTGCCCCAAAACCAAATGATTACCACCACAATCATTGTAGAACCATAATGAACTACATATTGTTGAAG tcCACATTTGAAGTCAGTCCTGCCGAGAAGAGATTAACAGATGCTACTTCtatatttgacaaatatttagACACAAAg TCTCCGGACTATGTTAGTCATTTAAATGGCGTCCAGGTCTCAAAAATAAAGGAAGCCATTGCAGATAATAGTGCTAATAAGGACCTTTTTACCTCGTGTGTTGA AGCTGTGACAGAGCACTTGCGGAGAGATCCATTCTCAGAATTTCTAGAATCattgttttttaaaagatatcTGCAATGGAAATATTTAGAACA gCAACCTGTAACCAAGAACACGTTTCGTATGTACAGAGTGTTAGGGAAAGGTGGCTTTGGCGAAGTATGTGCTTGTCAAGTACGAGCAACTGGTAAAATGTATGCATGTAAAAAGttagaaaagaaaagaataaagaAGAGAAATGGAGAGAGAATGGCTTTAAATGAAAAGCAGATTCTTCAAAGGATAAACTCGAGATTTATT GTTAATTTAGCCTATGCATTTGAAACAAAAGATGCACTGTGTCTAGTGTTAACCATTATGAATGGTGGAGATCTGAAGTTTCACATACACAATATGGGCAACCCTGGCTTTGAAGAAGATAGGGCTGTTTTCTATGCAGCAGAAATAACGTGTGGTCTTGCTGACCTTCATTCAAAGGGCATTGTTTATCG AGATTTGAAGCCAGAAAACATATTGTTAGATGACAATG GTCATGTTAGAATATCAGATTTAGGACTAGCAGAGGAAGTGCCGGAAGGGGAGACAATTAAGGGTCGTGTAGGAACTGTAGGTTATATGG CTCCAGAAGTAGTGAAAAATGAAAGATACTCATTTAGTCCTGATTGGTGGGGTTTAGGTTGTATTATTTATGAAATGATAGAAGGCAAG GGACCTTTTAGGGCAAGAAAAGAGAAAGTTCGGCGAGAGGAGGTGGATCGTCGAGTCAAAGAAGATAGAGAAGTCTACTCATCTAAATTTTCTAATCCGGATTGTTGTGATATTTGTCAACAG CTTCTACAGAAAGATCCAACAGGTAGATTAGGTTGTTCGGAGTCTGGTGCCAATGCAGTTAAAGCCCacccattttttaaaacaatcaattttaaACGATTAGAAGCTGGAATTGAAGATCCACCATTTGTTCCAGAT AGAAGAGCTGTATATTGTAAAGACGTTCTAGATATAGAACAATTTTCTACAGTAAAAGGAGTAAATTTAGATCCCACTGACGATAAATTTTATGTAAAGTTTAATACAGGCAGTGTATCTTATGCTTGGCAACAAGAG ATGATAGAAACAGAgtgttttaaagaattaaataCTTTTGGTCCCGACGGTGGTCCATCACCAGATTTAGAAGACCCACCTCCTCCAGAAAACAGAGGTGGTTTATTAGAGAGATTGTTTAGACGACCGAGG ACAAACCAGCACACTTGCTGTTAT
- the LOC143072656 gene encoding G protein-coupled receptor kinase 5-like isoform X2, whose protein sequence is MELENIVANTVYLKAREGGGGKRKGKSKKWKQILKFPHISKCLHKKDDIHISYEFLVEQQPIGNQLFRLYCSTRPELAKAIKFLDQVIDMYMDLADNVKKGTQTVQLMTAPKPNDYHHNHCRTIMNYILLKSTFEVSPAEKRLTDATSIFDKYLDTKSPDYVSHLNGVQVSKIKEAIADNSANKDLFTSCVEAVTEHLRRDPFSEFLESLFFKRYLQWKYLEQQPVTKNTFRMYRVLGKGGFGEVCACQVRATGKMYACKKLEKKRIKKRNGERMALNEKQILQRINSRFIVNLAYAFETKDALCLVLTIMNGGDLKFHIHNMGNPGFEEDRAVFYAAEITCGLADLHSKGIVYRDLKPENILLDDNGHVRISDLGLAEEVPEGETIKGRVGTVGYMAPEVVKNERYSFSPDWWGLGCIIYEMIEGKGPFRARKEKVRREEVDRRVKEDREVYSSKFSNPDCCDICQQLLQKDPTGRLGCSESGANAVKAHPFFKTINFKRLEAGIEDPPFVPDRRAVYCKDVLDIEQFSTVKGVNLDPTDDKFYVKFNTGSVSYAWQQEMIETECFKELNTFGPDGGPSPDLEDPPPPENRGGLLERLFRRPRNSEGH, encoded by the exons ATGGAATTGGAAAATATCGTTGCAAATACTGTGTATTTAAAAGCACGCGAGG GGGGAGGAGGAAAAAGAAAAGGAAAGAGTAAAAAATGGAAACAGATACTGAAATTCCCACACATTTCAAAATGCTTACACAAAAAAGATGACATAC ATATATCCTATGAGTTTTTAGTGGAGCAGCAACCAATAGGGAACCAGTTATTTAGACTATACTGTAGCACCAGGCCAGAGCTTGCCAAAGCCATCAAATTCCTTGACCAAGTG ATAGACATGTACATGGATCTGGCTGATAATGTCAAAAAGGGAACCCAGACAGTCCAATTGATGACTGCCCCAAAACCAAATGATTACCACCACAATCATTGTAGAACCATAATGAACTACATATTGTTGAAG tcCACATTTGAAGTCAGTCCTGCCGAGAAGAGATTAACAGATGCTACTTCtatatttgacaaatatttagACACAAAg TCTCCGGACTATGTTAGTCATTTAAATGGCGTCCAGGTCTCAAAAATAAAGGAAGCCATTGCAGATAATAGTGCTAATAAGGACCTTTTTACCTCGTGTGTTGA AGCTGTGACAGAGCACTTGCGGAGAGATCCATTCTCAGAATTTCTAGAATCattgttttttaaaagatatcTGCAATGGAAATATTTAGAACA gCAACCTGTAACCAAGAACACGTTTCGTATGTACAGAGTGTTAGGGAAAGGTGGCTTTGGCGAAGTATGTGCTTGTCAAGTACGAGCAACTGGTAAAATGTATGCATGTAAAAAGttagaaaagaaaagaataaagaAGAGAAATGGAGAGAGAATGGCTTTAAATGAAAAGCAGATTCTTCAAAGGATAAACTCGAGATTTATT GTTAATTTAGCCTATGCATTTGAAACAAAAGATGCACTGTGTCTAGTGTTAACCATTATGAATGGTGGAGATCTGAAGTTTCACATACACAATATGGGCAACCCTGGCTTTGAAGAAGATAGGGCTGTTTTCTATGCAGCAGAAATAACGTGTGGTCTTGCTGACCTTCATTCAAAGGGCATTGTTTATCG AGATTTGAAGCCAGAAAACATATTGTTAGATGACAATG GTCATGTTAGAATATCAGATTTAGGACTAGCAGAGGAAGTGCCGGAAGGGGAGACAATTAAGGGTCGTGTAGGAACTGTAGGTTATATGG CTCCAGAAGTAGTGAAAAATGAAAGATACTCATTTAGTCCTGATTGGTGGGGTTTAGGTTGTATTATTTATGAAATGATAGAAGGCAAG GGACCTTTTAGGGCAAGAAAAGAGAAAGTTCGGCGAGAGGAGGTGGATCGTCGAGTCAAAGAAGATAGAGAAGTCTACTCATCTAAATTTTCTAATCCGGATTGTTGTGATATTTGTCAACAG CTTCTACAGAAAGATCCAACAGGTAGATTAGGTTGTTCGGAGTCTGGTGCCAATGCAGTTAAAGCCCacccattttttaaaacaatcaattttaaACGATTAGAAGCTGGAATTGAAGATCCACCATTTGTTCCAGAT AGAAGAGCTGTATATTGTAAAGACGTTCTAGATATAGAACAATTTTCTACAGTAAAAGGAGTAAATTTAGATCCCACTGACGATAAATTTTATGTAAAGTTTAATACAGGCAGTGTATCTTATGCTTGGCAACAAGAG ATGATAGAAACAGAgtgttttaaagaattaaataCTTTTGGTCCCGACGGTGGTCCATCACCAGATTTAGAAGACCCACCTCCTCCAGAAAACAGAGGTGGTTTATTAGAGAGATTGTTTAGACGACCGAGG
- the LOC143072656 gene encoding G protein-coupled receptor kinase 5-like isoform X3 — protein MELENIVANTVYLKAREGGGGKRKGKSKKWKQILKFPHISKCLHKKDDIHISYEFLVEQQPIGNQLFRLYCSTRPELAKAIKFLDQVSTFEVSPAEKRLTDATSIFDKYLDTKSPDYVSHLNGVQVSKIKEAIADNSANKDLFTSCVEAVTEHLRRDPFSEFLESLFFKRYLQWKYLEQQPVTKNTFRMYRVLGKGGFGEVCACQVRATGKMYACKKLEKKRIKKRNGERMALNEKQILQRINSRFIVNLAYAFETKDALCLVLTIMNGGDLKFHIHNMGNPGFEEDRAVFYAAEITCGLADLHSKGIVYRDLKPENILLDDNGHVRISDLGLAEEVPEGETIKGRVGTVGYMAPEVVKNERYSFSPDWWGLGCIIYEMIEGKGPFRARKEKVRREEVDRRVKEDREVYSSKFSNPDCCDICQQLLQKDPTGRLGCSESGANAVKAHPFFKTINFKRLEAGIEDPPFVPDRRAVYCKDVLDIEQFSTVKGVNLDPTDDKFYVKFNTGSVSYAWQQEMIETECFKELNTFGPDGGPSPDLEDPPPPENRGGLLERLFRRPRTNQHTCCYNSEGH, from the exons ATGGAATTGGAAAATATCGTTGCAAATACTGTGTATTTAAAAGCACGCGAGG GGGGAGGAGGAAAAAGAAAAGGAAAGAGTAAAAAATGGAAACAGATACTGAAATTCCCACACATTTCAAAATGCTTACACAAAAAAGATGACATAC ATATATCCTATGAGTTTTTAGTGGAGCAGCAACCAATAGGGAACCAGTTATTTAGACTATACTGTAGCACCAGGCCAGAGCTTGCCAAAGCCATCAAATTCCTTGACCAAGTG tcCACATTTGAAGTCAGTCCTGCCGAGAAGAGATTAACAGATGCTACTTCtatatttgacaaatatttagACACAAAg TCTCCGGACTATGTTAGTCATTTAAATGGCGTCCAGGTCTCAAAAATAAAGGAAGCCATTGCAGATAATAGTGCTAATAAGGACCTTTTTACCTCGTGTGTTGA AGCTGTGACAGAGCACTTGCGGAGAGATCCATTCTCAGAATTTCTAGAATCattgttttttaaaagatatcTGCAATGGAAATATTTAGAACA gCAACCTGTAACCAAGAACACGTTTCGTATGTACAGAGTGTTAGGGAAAGGTGGCTTTGGCGAAGTATGTGCTTGTCAAGTACGAGCAACTGGTAAAATGTATGCATGTAAAAAGttagaaaagaaaagaataaagaAGAGAAATGGAGAGAGAATGGCTTTAAATGAAAAGCAGATTCTTCAAAGGATAAACTCGAGATTTATT GTTAATTTAGCCTATGCATTTGAAACAAAAGATGCACTGTGTCTAGTGTTAACCATTATGAATGGTGGAGATCTGAAGTTTCACATACACAATATGGGCAACCCTGGCTTTGAAGAAGATAGGGCTGTTTTCTATGCAGCAGAAATAACGTGTGGTCTTGCTGACCTTCATTCAAAGGGCATTGTTTATCG AGATTTGAAGCCAGAAAACATATTGTTAGATGACAATG GTCATGTTAGAATATCAGATTTAGGACTAGCAGAGGAAGTGCCGGAAGGGGAGACAATTAAGGGTCGTGTAGGAACTGTAGGTTATATGG CTCCAGAAGTAGTGAAAAATGAAAGATACTCATTTAGTCCTGATTGGTGGGGTTTAGGTTGTATTATTTATGAAATGATAGAAGGCAAG GGACCTTTTAGGGCAAGAAAAGAGAAAGTTCGGCGAGAGGAGGTGGATCGTCGAGTCAAAGAAGATAGAGAAGTCTACTCATCTAAATTTTCTAATCCGGATTGTTGTGATATTTGTCAACAG CTTCTACAGAAAGATCCAACAGGTAGATTAGGTTGTTCGGAGTCTGGTGCCAATGCAGTTAAAGCCCacccattttttaaaacaatcaattttaaACGATTAGAAGCTGGAATTGAAGATCCACCATTTGTTCCAGAT AGAAGAGCTGTATATTGTAAAGACGTTCTAGATATAGAACAATTTTCTACAGTAAAAGGAGTAAATTTAGATCCCACTGACGATAAATTTTATGTAAAGTTTAATACAGGCAGTGTATCTTATGCTTGGCAACAAGAG ATGATAGAAACAGAgtgttttaaagaattaaataCTTTTGGTCCCGACGGTGGTCCATCACCAGATTTAGAAGACCCACCTCCTCCAGAAAACAGAGGTGGTTTATTAGAGAGATTGTTTAGACGACCGAGG ACAAACCAGCACACTTGCTGTTAT